A DNA window from Myxococcales bacterium contains the following coding sequences:
- a CDS encoding NAD(P)/FAD-dependent oxidoreductase, with product MAETFDAIVVGGGHNGLTCAAYLAKAGQKVLVLERRYVLGGAAVTEEIYPGFKYSVCSYVVSLLRPEVTRELNLSKHGLQIHPQEHVYLPMENGDRLVTYSDPHKTREEFRRFSKKDADRAEQFEDMMYRMAFAVKPILSYKPPNMAAPSLSDLSTLKDFGGHLNGLGRETFHQLTKIMTMSADDFVGEFFETPIIRAMHSLSGVIGTMLGPKSPGTAYVLLHHYMGDLDGAFSAWGAQKGGTGMVSEAIASAAREFGADIRVNAPVAQIIIKNGTAVGVALENGDEFYAKTIATGCDPHVSFRKLVEEKELPSDFVRAIDKFKFRGSSGKVNIALDGLPKFTGMEDTRFMNGAVDICPSTDFVEQAYDDAKYGGFSKRPAMEICIPSMCDPTMAPPGKHMMSVFVQYCSYNMDQHGDRDQQREAFGNAVINTIEEFCPNIKDLILHKQVLTPWDLEQTFGLTEGNIFHGELTLDQLFFLRPVAGYADFRTPIRNYWQCGSGAHPGGGIMAMPGRLAAKEILGGKLPS from the coding sequence ATGGCAGAAACATTCGATGCAATCGTCGTCGGCGGTGGACACAACGGCTTGACCTGCGCGGCTTACCTCGCCAAGGCGGGGCAAAAGGTGCTGGTGCTCGAGCGCAGATACGTTCTGGGTGGAGCAGCGGTCACCGAAGAAATCTATCCCGGTTTCAAATACTCGGTGTGCTCTTACGTCGTCAGCCTGCTGCGTCCCGAGGTGACGCGCGAACTCAACTTGAGCAAGCACGGACTCCAGATCCATCCCCAGGAGCACGTCTACCTGCCGATGGAGAATGGCGATCGCCTGGTCACCTATAGCGATCCCCACAAGACTCGCGAAGAGTTCCGGCGCTTTTCCAAGAAAGACGCGGATCGAGCCGAGCAGTTCGAAGACATGATGTATCGAATGGCTTTCGCCGTGAAGCCCATTCTCAGCTACAAGCCACCGAACATGGCGGCCCCCAGCTTGAGCGACCTCAGCACGCTGAAGGATTTTGGCGGACACCTGAACGGCCTCGGCAGGGAAACGTTTCATCAGCTCACCAAGATCATGACGATGAGCGCAGATGATTTCGTGGGGGAGTTCTTCGAGACCCCGATCATCCGCGCCATGCACAGCCTGAGCGGCGTGATCGGTACGATGCTCGGGCCGAAGTCTCCGGGTACGGCGTACGTGCTGCTGCATCACTACATGGGTGATCTCGATGGCGCGTTCTCGGCCTGGGGCGCCCAGAAGGGCGGTACTGGCATGGTGAGTGAAGCCATCGCGAGTGCGGCCCGAGAGTTCGGCGCCGATATCCGGGTCAACGCACCGGTGGCGCAGATCATCATCAAGAACGGCACCGCCGTGGGTGTGGCACTCGAAAACGGCGACGAGTTCTACGCCAAGACGATCGCCACGGGTTGTGATCCGCACGTCTCTTTCCGCAAGCTGGTCGAAGAGAAGGAACTGCCCAGCGACTTTGTCCGCGCCATCGACAAGTTCAAGTTCCGGGGATCGTCGGGCAAGGTGAACATCGCCCTCGACGGGCTGCCCAAGTTTACCGGCATGGAGGACACCCGGTTCATGAACGGTGCGGTGGATATCTGCCCAAGCACCGACTTCGTGGAACAGGCCTACGACGACGCCAAGTACGGCGGCTTCTCGAAACGGCCAGCGATGGAGATCTGCATCCCCTCGATGTGCGATCCCACGATGGCACCGCCCGGCAAGCACATGATGTCGGTCTTCGTGCAGTACTGCTCCTACAACATGGACCAGCACGGCGACCGAGATCAACAGCGAGAGGCCTTCGGCAACGCGGTCATCAACACCATTGAAGAATTTTGTCCGAACATCAAGGACCTCATCTTGCACAAGCAGGTTCTCACGCCGTGGGATCTGGAGCAGACTTTCGGCCTGACCGAGGGGAACATCTTTCACGGAGAGTTGACTCTCGACCAACTCTTCTTCCTGCGCCCCGTTGCCGGTTATGCGGATTTCAGGACACCGATTCGCAATTACTGGCAGTGTGGATCAGGCGCCCATCCCGGAGGCGGCATCATGGCCATGCCGGGCAGGCTGGCCGCGAAAGAGATCCTCGGTGGGAAGCTCCCCAGTTAG
- a CDS encoding NAD(P)/FAD-dependent oxidoreductase — protein sequence MSNYDAIIIGAGHNGLVTAGYLAKAGRKVLVLERRSIVGGAAVTEEIFPGFNVSSVADGRGYLSAKVRRDLKLDSHVATIDSDVVAFCPQPDGTSLTIYRDTAKTVKEIARFSQADAEAYPGFLELMQALAGVVGALGHMTPLDLPEVAFGDLRGAIGLLRPGRKLGRKRVTELLRIMPMPAADILNEYFESGAVKGAIGANSCLGITFGPQESGTAYTMLYSWALSGNGLFRSSGVVKGGMGAMCDAIATAAKGFGAEIRTDAPVASITVENGRATGVKLENGELLTAKTIVSNADPRTTFNRLLDPRTLGTSLLKHVANIKCKGSGLRIHLALSGLPQFTALAGGDSSAQLGAPIQIAPSLDYIERAYDCSKYGRYSESPFLDVLIPSVLDPSAAPAGQHLMSITAKYGPYELREGDWATEKEAFADVVVNTLAEYAPNIRDLIQQRHVISMHDLESIYGLPEGNPNHGEMILNQFFHMRPIPGYAQYRSHLDGLYMCGAGCHPGGGVTGVPGHNAAREILRDSKQ from the coding sequence TTGAGTAACTACGACGCGATCATCATCGGAGCGGGACACAACGGGTTGGTAACCGCGGGGTACCTCGCGAAAGCCGGCCGCAAGGTCCTGGTTCTAGAACGGCGCAGCATCGTCGGTGGCGCCGCTGTCACCGAAGAAATTTTTCCCGGCTTCAACGTCTCGAGCGTGGCCGACGGCAGGGGCTATCTATCGGCCAAGGTCCGACGCGACCTCAAGTTGGACTCCCACGTCGCGACGATCGACTCGGACGTAGTGGCCTTCTGCCCGCAACCCGACGGTACGAGCCTTACGATCTACCGCGATACTGCGAAGACCGTCAAGGAAATCGCGCGCTTCTCGCAGGCCGATGCCGAAGCCTACCCCGGGTTCCTCGAACTCATGCAAGCCCTGGCGGGCGTCGTGGGCGCACTGGGACACATGACACCCCTGGATCTCCCCGAAGTGGCTTTCGGTGATCTGCGCGGAGCCATCGGGCTGCTTCGCCCGGGGCGCAAACTCGGTCGCAAGCGAGTCACGGAACTGCTGCGCATCATGCCGATGCCCGCCGCGGATATCCTGAACGAGTACTTCGAATCCGGTGCGGTGAAGGGAGCGATCGGCGCCAACAGTTGCTTGGGCATTACCTTCGGCCCGCAGGAATCGGGCACGGCCTACACCATGCTGTACTCCTGGGCGCTCAGCGGCAACGGCCTGTTCCGTTCGTCAGGCGTCGTCAAAGGTGGCATGGGTGCAATGTGCGACGCGATTGCAACCGCGGCCAAGGGCTTCGGAGCGGAGATCCGAACCGACGCGCCGGTGGCGAGCATCACCGTCGAAAACGGGCGTGCAACCGGAGTCAAGCTCGAAAACGGTGAATTGTTGACTGCGAAGACGATCGTCTCGAATGCCGATCCCCGCACCACCTTCAACCGACTACTCGACCCCCGCACCCTGGGCACGAGCCTGCTGAAGCACGTGGCGAACATCAAGTGCAAGGGTTCGGGGCTGCGTATCCATCTCGCGTTGAGTGGCTTGCCGCAGTTCACGGCTCTTGCTGGCGGGGACTCTTCCGCGCAGCTCGGCGCGCCGATCCAGATCGCGCCTTCGCTCGACTACATTGAGCGAGCCTACGACTGCAGCAAGTACGGTCGGTATTCGGAATCGCCTTTCCTCGACGTCTTGATCCCGTCGGTTCTGGATCCGAGCGCTGCTCCCGCTGGACAACACCTCATGTCCATCACCGCGAAGTACGGTCCCTACGAACTCCGCGAGGGAGATTGGGCGACGGAGAAGGAAGCCTTCGCGGACGTCGTCGTGAACACCCTGGCGGAGTACGCGCCCAACATTCGCGACCTCATTCAGCAGCGACACGTGATCTCGATGCACGATCTCGAGAGCATCTACGGCCTGCCCGAAGGGAACCCGAACCACGGCGAGATGATTCTCAACCAATTCTTCCACATGCGACCGATTCCGGGCTACGCCCAGTACCGATCGCACCTTGACGGATTGTATATGTGTGGTGCTGGCTGCCACCCGGGTGGCGGTGTCACCGGCGTGCCCGGCCACAATGCGGCGCGCGAGATTTTGAGGGACTCGAAGCAATAG
- a CDS encoding DUF861 domain-containing protein: protein MPEISLQQQCAALTDLVHADSFGEPIGSLPEQTDSGFFEAGNLCAGTWECAPGKLQLDLEITEFCHLLKGHWVLTSESGQVTDIKAGDSWVFPRGWKGTAEVVETVRKVYMIIS, encoded by the coding sequence ATGCCCGAAATCAGCCTTCAGCAGCAGTGCGCTGCCCTCACAGACCTCGTTCATGCGGATTCGTTCGGTGAGCCGATCGGCTCCCTGCCCGAGCAGACAGATAGTGGCTTTTTCGAAGCAGGAAATTTGTGCGCGGGAACCTGGGAATGTGCGCCCGGCAAGCTGCAGCTCGATCTGGAAATTACGGAGTTCTGTCACCTGCTGAAGGGCCACTGGGTACTGACCTCAGAATCCGGTCAGGTGACTGATATCAAGGCTGGTGACAGCTGGGTCTTCCCGCGCGGCTGGAAGGGGACGGCTGAAGTCGTGGAGACCGTGCGAAAGGTCTACATGATCATCAGCTAG
- a CDS encoding CoA transferase encodes MKGILSGMRIVEGSAFVAAPLGGMTLAQLGADVIRFDPIGGGLDIDRWPVTINGGRSLFWAGFNKGKRSIAVDIRSPRGQEILTQLICEPGEDSGMFLTNFPARGWLSYERLKQKRPDLIMVNITGHRDGSSAVDYTVNSSVGFPAVTGPKDDPRPVNHLLPAWDCITGKLAAVGLLAAERHRTRTGEGQLVKLALSDVALAMLGNLGKIGEVMINDSDRPKDGNYLYGAFGRDFETLESKRLMVVALTPSQWTNLCKATELGPAFDALGARMGLDLSQAGNRFRLRREIAEILAPWCHTRMMSEVREIFDMHRVCWSEYRTIREVVEKDPDCSTQNPMFEMLDHPGIGTLLTPSSPLVFDALPRQSAVRAPELGEHTDEILAEILGLGEGEIGKLHDERIVAGPPKS; translated from the coding sequence ATGAAGGGAATACTAAGTGGAATGCGGATCGTCGAAGGCTCGGCGTTCGTCGCCGCCCCGCTCGGCGGTATGACACTCGCGCAACTTGGCGCCGATGTGATCCGCTTCGACCCGATCGGGGGCGGACTCGACATCGACCGCTGGCCCGTAACGATAAACGGCGGGCGCAGCCTGTTCTGGGCCGGCTTCAACAAGGGCAAGCGCTCGATTGCAGTCGATATCCGATCACCGCGCGGGCAGGAAATCCTCACCCAGCTGATATGTGAGCCGGGCGAAGACAGCGGCATGTTCCTCACCAACTTTCCGGCTCGCGGCTGGCTGAGCTACGAGCGATTGAAGCAGAAGCGCCCTGACCTCATCATGGTCAACATCACCGGCCATCGCGACGGCAGCAGCGCGGTCGACTACACCGTCAATTCGTCCGTGGGCTTTCCGGCGGTAACGGGCCCGAAGGACGACCCGCGGCCGGTCAATCACTTGCTGCCCGCATGGGACTGCATCACGGGCAAGCTGGCTGCGGTTGGGCTGCTGGCGGCGGAGCGCCACCGGACCCGCACGGGCGAAGGCCAGCTGGTCAAGCTCGCACTGTCGGACGTTGCCCTGGCCATGCTCGGCAACCTCGGGAAGATCGGCGAGGTCATGATCAACGACTCCGATCGCCCGAAGGACGGCAACTACCTGTACGGCGCATTCGGTCGCGACTTCGAAACCCTGGAGAGCAAGCGGCTGATGGTCGTCGCGTTGACGCCCTCACAGTGGACCAACCTGTGCAAGGCTACAGAACTCGGCCCAGCCTTTGATGCACTCGGCGCGCGCATGGGGCTGGATCTCTCGCAGGCGGGCAACCGCTTTCGGTTGAGGCGAGAAATCGCCGAGATCCTGGCACCGTGGTGCCACACCCGGATGATGAGCGAGGTGCGCGAAATCTTCGATATGCACAGAGTGTGCTGGTCTGAATACCGTACGATTCGAGAGGTGGTGGAGAAGGATCCCGATTGTTCGACCCAGAACCCCATGTTCGAGATGCTCGACCACCCGGGGATCGGTACATTGCTAACCCCGAGTTCACCTCTGGTGTTCGATGCTCTACCGCGCCAGTCCGCCGTACGCGCGCCAGAACTCGGAGAGCACACCGACGAGATCCTCGCGGAGATCCTCGGTCTCGGGGAAGGCGAAATCGGGAAGCTGCACGACGAGCGTATCGTGGCCGGACCCCCGAAGTCGTAA